ACGATGCGTGGCTGTGCCCGCAGGATCAGTGGTTGTGGCCCAAGTCATTTGACCCCGACAACCGGGTCATGCGCTACCGGGGCAGCCCGACGGTGTGCAACGCCTGCCCGGTCAAGCACTCCTGCACCACCTCCAACGACGGCCGCGAGGTGAGCCGCGCGATCGACAGCTGGCCGGCGTCGGAGGCGGCACGCTTTCACCGCGGGATCGCCTGCGCCGTCAGCGGTATCGCCGTCATCTGGCCGCTGGCCATGGCGCTGGTGGCCGCCACCGTGCCGGAGACACTGATGCTGCTGGGGTGCGCCGTCGCGGTGGGCGTTCTTTCGCTGCCGCTGTGGTCGCACCTGCGCCGCACCCCGGCCGTGCCGCCGGGCGTGCTGTTCCAGTCACTCGACGAGAACATCGAGGAGCGAAAGCGGTTGGCCGAGGCGGAAATCCGTCGTCGTACCTCCTATGCATCCGACCGACGGGAGACACGCTGATGAGTGGTCCGTTGACTGTCGCCGTCGTTGTCCTGGTCGCGCTGCTCGTCGCCGTGGTGATCGCGTCACTGCGCGTCGTCAAGGAGTACGAACGCGGTGTGGGCTTCCGCCTCGGCCGGTTACGTGGACCGCTGGGACCGGGAATCGTCGTCGTTCTGCCCGGCGTCGACAAGCTCGTGCGCGTCGATCTGCGCACGGTGACGTTGACCATCCCGCCCCAAGAGGTCATCACGCGCGACAACGTCACGGCGCGCGTCAATGCCGTCGTCCTTTTCCGGGTTACCGATCCGACGAAATCCGTGATGGCGGTGGAGAACTTCGCGGTCGCCACCTCTCAGATCGCCCAGACCACGCTGCGGTCGGTGGTCGGACGTGCCGACCTCGACACGCTGCTGGCCCACCGCGCCGATCTCAACGAGGACCTGGCCGCGTCCATCGCGAGCCAGACCGAACCCTGGGGGGTCAAGGTCGAGGTCGTCGAGATCAAGGACGTCGAGATTCCCGAGATGATGCAGCGGGCGATGGCCCGCGAGGCCGAGGCCGAGCGCGAGCGTCGCGCCAAGGTGATCAGCGCGCACGGCGAATTGCAGGCATCCGCGGAGTTACGCGATGCCGCAATAACACTCAGTGAGAGTCCGGCGTCGCTGCAGCTGCGCTATCTGCAGACCCTGCTGGAACTCGGCGCCGACCAGAACTCGACTGTCGTTTTCCCGATTCCGATGGATATCGTCCGCCCGTTCCTCGAGGGCGGCAATTCGACGAACGACGCAGGCGGTGGTGACGCCGTCCCCCACATCAGGAGGGTGAGATCCGATGACTAGCGCAGCACCTGATCCTGGCATCACCGCGCCGGGCGGTGACGACGTCGACGCTCCCGAGGTCGGCCGCCCCGTCGTTCTCGAACCCACGCCGCCTGGAATGTGGCGGGCGCTGCTGGGGATGGCGGTCGCCGTACTGGCACCGAT
The sequence above is drawn from the Mycobacterium gallinarum genome and encodes:
- a CDS encoding slipin family protein, with product MSGPLTVAVVVLVALLVAVVIASLRVVKEYERGVGFRLGRLRGPLGPGIVVVLPGVDKLVRVDLRTVTLTIPPQEVITRDNVTARVNAVVLFRVTDPTKSVMAVENFAVATSQIAQTTLRSVVGRADLDTLLAHRADLNEDLAASIASQTEPWGVKVEVVEIKDVEIPEMMQRAMAREAEAERERRAKVISAHGELQASAELRDAAITLSESPASLQLRYLQTLLELGADQNSTVVFPIPMDIVRPFLEGGNSTNDAGGGDAVPHIRRVRSDD